One genomic region from Entelurus aequoreus isolate RoL-2023_Sb linkage group LG14, RoL_Eaeq_v1.1, whole genome shotgun sequence encodes:
- the ackr3a gene encoding atypical chemokine receptor 3a gives MSLSTSEMEDLWESLGYLNFSDSFANISSVDATVCATAFNRRALLHSMCVLYTFIFVVGLAANALVLWVNVRAQGADSAPRHETHTYIAHLAAADLCVCATLPVWVSSLIQHGHWPLGEVACKLTHLLFSVNLFGSIFFLACMSVDRYLSVSRHRENQGGKRRKMMRRAVCVGVWLLALVASLPDTYFLRTVKASHGDSVLCRPVYPDDNPREWMVGVQLSFILLGFVLPFPVIAIFYVLLARTFARAPSSSPSSTVEQERRVSRRVILAYIVVFLGCWGPYHAVLLADSLSQLGVLPLTCGLENFLYVAMHLTQCLSLLHCCFNPILYNFINRNYRYDLMKAFIFKYSTRTGLARLIDTSNVSDAEYSAVAADNPPQL, from the coding sequence ATGAGTCTAAGCACCAGCGAGATGGAGGACCTGTGGGAGTCCTTGGGCTACCTCAACTTCTCCGACTCCTTCGCCAACATTTCCAGCGTGGACGCCACGGTGTGCGCCACGGCCTTCAACCGCCGCGCCCTGCTCCACTCCATGTGCGTCCTCTACACCTTCATCTTCGTGGTGGGCCTGGCGGCCAACGCTTTGGTGCTGTGGGTGAACGTGCGCGCTCAGGGCGCCGACTCCGCCCCCCGCCACGAGACCCACACGTACATCGCCCACTTGGCCGCGGCCGACCTGTGCGTGTGCGCCACGCTGCCCGTGTGGGTGAGCTCTCTGATCCAGCACGGCCACTGGCCCCTGGGGGAGGTGGCGTGCAAACTCACGCACCTTCTCTTCTCCGTCAACCTCTTCGGGAGCATCTTCTTCTTGGCTTGCATGAGCGTCGACCGCTACCTGAGTGTGTCGCGGCACCGGGAGAACCAGGGCGGCAAGCGCAGGAAGATGATGCGGCGGGCGGTGTGTGTAGGGGTGTGGCTTCTGGCTCTGGTGGCCTCTTTGCCGGACACCTACTTCCTGCGTACAGTGAAGGCCTCACACGGGGACAGCGTGCTCTGCAGGCCCGTGTACCCAGACGACAACCCCAGGGAGTGGATGGTCGGCGTCCAGCTGAGCTTCATCCTCCTGGGCTTCGTCCTCCCCTTCCCTGTGATCGCCATCTTCTACGTCCTGCTGGCCAGAACCTTCGCCCGCGCGCCCTCGTCCTCGCCGTCCTCCACCGTGGAGCAGGAGCGCCGCGTGAGCCGCAGGGTGATCCTGGCCTACATCGTGGTTTTCCTGGGATGCTGGGGTCCGTACCACGCCGTGCTCCTGGCCGACTCCCTCTCCCAGCTGGGCGTCCTGCCGCTGACCTGCGGCCTGGAGAACTTCCTGTACGTGGCCATGCACCTCACCCAGTGCCTGTCCCTGCTGCACTGCTGCTTCAACCCCATCCTCTACAACTTCATCAACCGGAACTACCGCTACGACCTCATGAAGGCCTTCATCTTTAAATACTCCACGCGGACTGGCCTGGCGCGCCTCATCGACACGTCCAACGTGTCCGACGCGGAGTACTCCGCCGTGGCCGCGGACAACCCGCCGCAGCTTTGA